One part of the Sulfolobus tengchongensis genome encodes these proteins:
- a CDS encoding translation initiation factor IF-2 subunit beta encodes MSSEKEYVELLDRLYSKLPEKVHKAGTQTLPSLVILNIGNTTIIRNFSEYCDRIRREDKICMKYLLKELAAPGNVDDKGELIIQGKFSSQVVNTLMERFLRAYVECSTCKSLDTILKKEKKTWYIVCLACGAQTPVKPL; translated from the coding sequence GTGAGTTCAGAAAAAGAATACGTAGAGTTGCTAGATAGACTGTACTCAAAACTACCTGAGAAAGTTCATAAAGCTGGTACGCAAACATTACCTAGTCTAGTGATTCTGAACATAGGGAATACAACTATAATAAGGAATTTTTCGGAGTATTGTGATAGAATTAGAAGGGAAGATAAAATATGTATGAAATATCTTCTAAAGGAATTAGCTGCACCAGGTAATGTTGATGATAAAGGCGAACTTATAATTCAAGGAAAGTTTTCGTCGCAAGTGGTAAATACGTTAATGGAGAGATTCCTTAGAGCTTATGTAGAATGCAGCACTTGCAAGAGCTTAGATACCATATTAAAGAAGGAAAAGAAAACTTGGTATATAGTTTGTCTTGCATGTGGTGCTCAAACTCCAGTGAAACCGCTATGA
- a CDS encoding tRNA (N(6)-L-threonylcarbamoyladenosine(37)-C(2))-methylthiotransferase codes for MKNVYIETYGCALNRADTYVMITLLKNEGYNFVENPEGADIIILNTCAVRLETEERMKQRIRELNKLSKKLIVAGCMSGAEPATVLSIAPNASLIGPQSVEKIVDVVESKDRKILLEGDRAFMTPRVFDGKIAIIPVADGCAGNCSFCITKLARRKLRSYPLREIVEAAKYSIQRGAKEIELTGQDTAAYGLDLGGSIKLTDVVNAVAELEGDFMIRIGMMTPEQAIRIIDDLIEVLKNPKVYKFVHLPVQSGDDRVLKLMNRKYTIEEYKNLVSEIRSKVPFVNITTDIIIGHPGEDEEAFNNTLLLMKEIRFERIHLAMYSIRPNTRSASLPQIPDNIKKMRIQIANKLYEDIALSIHSDYVGVISRVITTELGRKGSVIGRLVNYIPVVIKNENAELGKWYDVKITEASFYDLRGVLV; via the coding sequence ATGAAAAACGTCTACATTGAAACTTATGGTTGTGCACTAAACAGAGCAGATACATACGTAATGATAACTTTACTTAAAAATGAGGGTTACAACTTTGTAGAAAATCCAGAAGGAGCTGATATTATAATACTAAATACTTGCGCAGTAAGATTAGAAACTGAGGAAAGAATGAAACAGAGGATTAGAGAGCTAAATAAGTTGTCGAAAAAGTTAATAGTCGCTGGATGCATGAGTGGAGCAGAGCCGGCTACAGTACTCTCTATAGCACCAAATGCGTCATTAATAGGGCCTCAATCCGTTGAGAAAATTGTAGATGTGGTAGAAAGCAAAGATAGGAAAATCTTGCTAGAAGGTGATAGGGCATTCATGACGCCCAGAGTATTTGATGGAAAAATTGCCATAATCCCAGTAGCAGATGGATGCGCGGGTAACTGTAGCTTCTGCATAACTAAATTAGCTAGAAGAAAGTTAAGAAGTTATCCACTAAGAGAAATTGTAGAGGCCGCCAAATATTCTATACAAAGAGGCGCGAAAGAGATAGAACTTACTGGGCAAGATACTGCTGCATATGGGTTAGATCTAGGAGGATCTATAAAATTAACTGATGTAGTAAATGCGGTCGCTGAATTAGAAGGAGATTTTATGATAAGAATCGGCATGATGACACCAGAACAAGCAATTAGAATTATTGATGACCTGATAGAAGTGTTAAAGAACCCTAAGGTATATAAGTTCGTGCATTTGCCAGTTCAGAGTGGGGACGATAGAGTATTGAAATTGATGAATAGAAAGTACACGATAGAGGAGTATAAGAACCTTGTGTCTGAAATAAGAAGTAAAGTACCATTCGTAAATATAACTACTGATATAATCATAGGCCATCCAGGAGAGGATGAAGAGGCTTTTAACAATACCCTATTACTTATGAAGGAAATACGCTTTGAAAGAATACATCTAGCAATGTACTCAATAAGACCAAATACAAGAAGCGCTTCGCTACCTCAAATTCCAGATAACATTAAGAAAATGAGAATCCAAATAGCTAATAAGTTATATGAAGATATTGCATTATCAATCCATTCTGACTATGTTGGAGTTATAAGTCGAGTTATAACTACAGAACTAGGACGTAAGGGATCGGTAATTGGAAGATTAGTAAATTATATCCCAGTAGTAATTAAAAATGAAAATGCGGAATTAGGTAAATGGTACGACGTAAAAATAACCGAAGCATCATTTTATGACTTACGTGGAGTACTTGTTTAA
- a CDS encoding thiolase family protein, translating to MSENVYIVSAVRTPIGKFGGSLKDLSPVELGTIAIREALRRAGVESEKVDMVIMGNVLRAGHGQDIARQCAIKAGIPYEVDGFSVDMVCSSGMMSVITASQMIKSGDADIVVAGGTESMSNAMFAIRSNIRWGVKMLMNKKMELIDTMLYDGLTDPFNMKLMGQEADMVAKIHEVSRKELDEVAYQSHLRAHEATIKGYFKSEMIEIRVNGKVVDKDEGIRPDTTPEKLSALPPAFTENGVHTAGNSSQISDGASALVIMSEKAVKQLKLEPLAKILGYSWVGIESWRFTEAPIFAIKKLLNKLGTDINHFDYFENNEAFAINNVLLNRYVSVPYDKLNVFGGAIALGHPIGASGARIITTLLNVLSKMNGKRGIASICHGIGGATAIAIELLREMK from the coding sequence ATGTCAGAAAATGTATATATCGTATCAGCTGTAAGAACGCCAATTGGGAAATTTGGTGGTAGTTTAAAGGATCTCTCGCCTGTTGAATTAGGTACAATAGCAATTAGAGAAGCATTGAGAAGGGCTGGAGTAGAATCCGAGAAGGTTGATATGGTTATAATGGGTAACGTTCTTAGGGCAGGTCATGGTCAAGATATAGCTAGACAATGTGCGATTAAAGCTGGTATACCGTACGAAGTGGATGGATTTTCCGTTGATATGGTTTGCTCATCCGGGATGATGAGTGTAATTACTGCATCCCAAATGATTAAATCGGGAGATGCTGATATCGTAGTTGCTGGCGGTACTGAAAGTATGAGCAATGCTATGTTTGCAATTAGATCTAACATTAGATGGGGCGTTAAAATGCTAATGAACAAGAAAATGGAGCTAATTGATACTATGTTATATGATGGATTAACTGATCCGTTTAACATGAAATTAATGGGACAAGAAGCTGACATGGTCGCAAAGATCCATGAAGTTTCTAGAAAAGAATTAGATGAGGTAGCATATCAAAGTCATTTACGAGCACATGAAGCTACGATAAAGGGATACTTTAAGTCAGAAATGATTGAAATAAGAGTTAATGGAAAAGTGGTTGACAAAGATGAAGGAATAAGGCCAGATACTACTCCAGAAAAACTCTCCGCTCTACCTCCAGCCTTTACTGAGAATGGAGTTCACACTGCAGGTAATTCTTCCCAAATATCCGATGGGGCCTCTGCATTAGTAATAATGAGCGAGAAAGCAGTTAAACAGTTAAAATTAGAACCACTAGCTAAAATTTTGGGCTATAGTTGGGTTGGTATTGAGAGTTGGAGATTTACGGAGGCACCTATTTTTGCCATTAAAAAGTTATTAAATAAATTGGGAACAGATATAAATCATTTCGATTACTTCGAGAATAATGAGGCTTTTGCAATAAATAATGTACTATTAAATAGATATGTCTCGGTACCATATGATAAACTAAACGTATTTGGAGGGGCTATAGCATTAGGTCACCCCATAGGAGCAAGTGGCGCAAGAATTATAACTACATTATTGAATGTACTATCTAAGATGAACGGGAAGAGGGGCATAGCAAGCATTTGTCATGGGATTGGAGGTGCAACTGCAATTGCCATTGAGCTTTTGAGAGAGATGAAGTAA
- a CDS encoding translation initiation factor aIF-1A, translating into MVKKDKTQETPSKDVPKPEEGQTICVVKKMLGGDHLMVLCVDGKERLARIPGKIRKKMWMREGDVVLVGIWDFQPNRCDILYKYGNDEIKKLVNENVISREVIDQLRG; encoded by the coding sequence TTGGTTAAAAAAGATAAGACACAAGAAACGCCAAGTAAAGATGTACCTAAGCCTGAAGAAGGGCAAACTATATGTGTAGTTAAAAAAATGTTAGGTGGAGATCATTTAATGGTACTTTGTGTGGATGGAAAAGAGAGACTAGCCAGGATTCCTGGCAAGATAAGAAAGAAAATGTGGATGAGAGAGGGTGATGTTGTGCTTGTAGGAATATGGGATTTTCAACCGAATCGTTGCGATATATTGTACAAATATGGTAATGATGAGATAAAGAAACTCGTAAATGAAAATGTTATAAGTAGAGAAGTAATTGATCAATTAAGAGGATAA
- a CDS encoding serine protein kinase RIO, which produces MSEFSKKFKEEKRYKDEDLFKVVDSTLDSRTYLNLIQVARRLNIKEYLGAISSGKEAKIYPAKTLDDKYYAVKIYYTSTAQSKRAIKRYTSGDIRFEDIKVTNTRQLISTWAKKEFKNLSRLYEAGTRVPKPILVYENILVMEFIGENGIRAPLLKEIGSEEITQELYEDLIQQIEIMVKKAKLVHGDLSEYNVMVHEGKCYIIDVSQALPVDHENAVMLLKRDLDNINRFFEDRGINIRSTKDLLIELGFSGD; this is translated from the coding sequence TTGTCAGAATTTTCAAAAAAGTTTAAAGAAGAAAAAAGATATAAAGATGAGGATTTATTTAAAGTTGTAGATTCTACACTTGATTCTAGAACTTACCTTAATCTAATTCAAGTTGCAAGACGTTTAAATATAAAAGAATATTTGGGCGCGATCTCCTCTGGGAAAGAGGCCAAGATATATCCCGCTAAGACATTAGATGATAAATACTATGCGGTCAAGATCTATTATACGTCTACTGCACAAAGTAAAAGAGCTATTAAGAGATATACGTCCGGAGATATAAGATTCGAGGATATCAAGGTAACCAATACGAGGCAACTAATAAGTACATGGGCAAAGAAAGAATTTAAGAACCTTAGCAGGCTATATGAAGCTGGAACTAGAGTTCCTAAACCAATTTTAGTCTATGAGAACATATTAGTTATGGAATTTATTGGCGAGAATGGAATAAGAGCACCTCTTTTAAAAGAAATAGGTAGTGAGGAAATAACACAGGAATTATATGAAGATTTAATTCAGCAAATTGAAATAATGGTTAAAAAAGCAAAATTAGTCCATGGTGATCTAAGCGAATACAATGTAATGGTTCATGAAGGCAAATGTTATATAATTGATGTAAGCCAAGCCCTACCAGTAGATCATGAAAATGCTGTGATGTTATTAAAGAGAGATCTCGATAATATAAATAGGTTTTTTGAGGATAGAGGAATAAATATAAGGTCTACCAAGGATTTATTAATAGAACTTGGATTCTCTGGGGATTGA
- a CDS encoding KH domain-containing protein — protein MYITVEDEKLEAVKKVIEKLEELTDTKISYDERTKTFNVIPKGQNQYEALKAVSVIRAIGLGFDAEIAFKLLSDEYILDVIDLKGIIGNNPEVMRRVKGRIIGENGKTKKILQEYTGVYISIYEHYIGILGPYDQVQIARKAIELLIDGKEHSTVYKFIDKAERELIIYKTSKLGRKRTNEINDNWQIVPITYCLNYVRI, from the coding sequence TTGTATATTACAGTAGAAGATGAGAAGTTAGAAGCAGTGAAAAAAGTTATTGAAAAATTGGAAGAACTTACTGACACTAAAATCTCATACGATGAAAGGACTAAGACCTTTAATGTTATTCCTAAAGGACAGAATCAGTACGAAGCGCTAAAGGCAGTCTCAGTAATTAGGGCTATAGGTTTAGGTTTTGACGCAGAAATCGCTTTTAAGCTACTTAGTGATGAATATATTTTGGACGTAATTGACTTAAAGGGTATAATAGGTAACAATCCAGAAGTTATGAGAAGAGTAAAAGGAAGGATAATAGGAGAAAATGGAAAGACTAAAAAAATATTACAAGAATATACCGGGGTTTACATCTCAATTTATGAACATTATATAGGTATTTTAGGACCATATGATCAAGTCCAGATAGCACGAAAAGCAATTGAGTTATTAATTGATGGTAAAGAGCATTCTACCGTGTATAAATTTATAGATAAAGCTGAAAGAGAATTAATAATTTACAAAACAAGTAAGCTAGGAAGAAAAAGAACTAACGAGATCAATGACAATTGGCAAATTGTACCTATCACTTATTGTCTTAATTACGTTAGAATATGA
- a CDS encoding DUF1152 domain-containing protein, producing MKAFIFGIGGGGDVVSALIAYNYMKKLGYEVLLGAVVWERYVEDPLPGPICYNDLRNAVPINDSIYEVKIDTYAVRANKRIIPQLVRVISSLNFIKAYGICINYGVKGLYSSLKDFINKEQIDVVIGVDAGGDVLAKGCEDTLGSPLIDFISLASLVKLEEEGYRVTLGVIGSGSDGELPHDYFLRRISEIASLNGLLDIKGYDKETANLVERVLSNVNTEASRIPFEAFRGLYGEVNIRNGTRRVFVSPISAVMFFLDPIKVVETSLLYELVKDSSSIDDANRNLNEVGIYTEYDFENDLYRKFGLNAPYVSADEINRIKTEGKKRLGGIKIKC from the coding sequence ATGAAAGCGTTCATTTTCGGGATAGGCGGAGGAGGGGACGTAGTATCTGCGTTGATCGCATACAACTACATGAAGAAATTAGGTTATGAAGTACTGCTAGGCGCAGTAGTTTGGGAAAGATATGTGGAAGATCCATTACCTGGACCTATTTGCTACAATGACTTAAGAAATGCTGTTCCAATAAATGATAGCATCTATGAGGTTAAAATAGATACTTATGCTGTTAGAGCTAATAAGAGGATAATACCACAACTTGTAAGAGTTATTAGTTCCCTAAATTTCATCAAGGCATACGGTATATGTATCAATTATGGTGTTAAAGGTCTATATTCCTCATTAAAAGATTTTATAAATAAAGAACAGATTGATGTGGTAATTGGCGTTGACGCAGGTGGTGATGTATTAGCTAAGGGATGCGAAGATACATTAGGCAGTCCTCTTATTGACTTTATATCTCTTGCTTCACTTGTTAAGCTGGAGGAAGAGGGTTATAGGGTTACACTAGGTGTAATAGGTAGTGGAAGTGACGGAGAATTGCCCCATGATTATTTTCTTAGACGTATAAGCGAGATCGCTTCCTTAAATGGTTTACTTGACATCAAGGGGTATGATAAGGAAACTGCGAATCTGGTTGAGAGAGTGCTAAGTAACGTCAATACGGAGGCTTCAAGGATACCATTTGAGGCATTTAGGGGTCTATACGGCGAAGTAAATATTAGAAATGGCACGAGAAGGGTCTTTGTTAGTCCTATTTCCGCTGTTATGTTCTTTTTAGATCCGATTAAAGTGGTCGAGACTAGCTTATTATATGAGCTTGTTAAAGATTCGTCCTCAATTGATGATGCGAATAGAAATCTTAATGAAGTTGGTATATATACCGAATATGACTTTGAGAATGACCTATATAGGAAATTTGGATTAAATGCTCCTTATGTCTCAGCTGACGAGATTAATAGAATTAAGACTGAAGGTAAGAAGAGACTTGGTGGCATTAAAATAAAATGCTAA
- a CDS encoding aminotransferase class I/II-fold pyridoxal phosphate-dependent enzyme, which yields MRDATKSVKEDIDEITGAITTPIYQTTAYLYPEGEKYRYSREANPTVLELAKKIAELENAEIGIAFSSGMGAISTTALSLLKPNNRVLVHRDMFGRSYRFFTDYLRSWGVNVDASFPGSNNIIEMAKSKKYDFVFVESITNPLLRVIDIFELSKVVKEQGGILAVDSTFSTPINQKPLELGADIVIHSASKFLAGHNDVIAGLAAGYSKHLNVVDQMRRTLGTSLDPHAAYLTLRGIKTLKIRMDVINRNAEQIAEFLEGHTKVAKVYYPGLKSHVDYEIAKKVLKGFGGVLSFEVRGNQENALKVMKSLKLIIPAQTLGGVNSVISHPATMSHRTLSLEERKVVGISDSLLRLSVGIEDVNDLIEDLDRALSTIY from the coding sequence TTGAGAGACGCAACTAAGTCAGTGAAGGAAGATATTGATGAAATAACTGGTGCGATAACGACGCCAATATATCAAACTACCGCATATCTTTATCCAGAAGGGGAGAAATACAGATATTCAAGAGAAGCCAATCCTACAGTTTTAGAACTAGCTAAGAAAATTGCAGAGCTAGAGAACGCTGAGATTGGTATCGCATTTTCTTCTGGGATGGGGGCTATTTCAACTACAGCATTATCATTATTAAAGCCTAACAATAGAGTGTTAGTACATCGAGACATGTTTGGCCGATCTTATCGCTTCTTTACCGATTATCTTAGGAGTTGGGGAGTAAACGTTGATGCTTCATTTCCAGGTAGTAACAATATTATAGAGATGGCCAAGTCAAAAAAGTATGATTTCGTATTTGTAGAGAGCATTACCAACCCACTATTAAGAGTTATAGATATATTTGAACTATCAAAGGTTGTTAAAGAGCAAGGTGGTATTTTAGCGGTAGACTCAACTTTTTCGACCCCTATAAATCAAAAACCATTAGAGCTAGGTGCAGATATAGTTATACACAGTGCGTCAAAATTCTTAGCTGGGCATAATGACGTCATAGCGGGTTTAGCAGCAGGTTATAGTAAACATTTAAATGTTGTAGACCAGATGAGGAGGACTTTGGGAACTTCCTTAGATCCTCACGCAGCGTATCTTACCTTAAGAGGAATTAAAACGCTAAAAATAAGAATGGATGTAATTAACAGAAATGCGGAGCAGATAGCTGAGTTTCTAGAAGGTCATACTAAGGTAGCAAAGGTATACTACCCTGGTCTTAAATCACATGTAGATTATGAAATAGCTAAAAAGGTTCTTAAAGGATTTGGTGGTGTCTTGAGTTTTGAGGTTAGAGGGAACCAAGAGAATGCACTAAAGGTTATGAAGTCGCTTAAATTGATAATTCCGGCTCAAACTCTAGGTGGCGTCAACTCAGTGATTTCTCATCCCGCCACCATGTCACATAGGACACTAAGTTTAGAGGAAAGGAAGGTAGTTGGGATATCTGATTCTCTCCTTCGACTTTCTGTTGGTATAGAGGATGTTAATGATCTCATAGAAGATTTAGATAGGGCTTTAAGTACAATTTATTAG
- a CDS encoding homoserine kinase, with protein MECSRAKAYSSSANLGSGFDILSMAHTAFFDIVEVCIEDRDRESIMIESNSNIPLDINKNSATYPLVRLMEERGIKASLRVKVIKGIPEGLGLGSSGASAAAAVSAFSELFNLNLSREELVKYAMYGEIASSGSPHPDNVAASVFGGIVSVVSVNPVRVVEIPLNYTFDILLFMPLNIKIEEKTKKAREMVPKMINLSDYVSNARSISSLLLGFVTGDRELIRIGLNDEIVEKARLPLFPYYPKIKEIAIKYDAIGACVSGAGPSLLVLADRMTDENKIVEEGTKTCNEFNVKCKVIRAEVAGGVKVERRN; from the coding sequence GTGGAATGTAGTAGAGCTAAAGCTTATTCAAGTTCAGCTAATTTAGGTTCTGGTTTTGATATTTTGTCAATGGCACATACCGCGTTTTTCGATATAGTTGAAGTTTGTATAGAGGACAGAGATAGAGAAAGTATTATGATTGAAAGTAATTCCAATATTCCTCTTGATATTAATAAAAATTCGGCTACTTACCCACTAGTTAGACTTATGGAAGAAAGAGGAATTAAAGCTAGCCTTAGAGTTAAAGTAATTAAGGGTATTCCAGAAGGATTAGGTCTAGGAAGTAGTGGAGCATCTGCAGCCGCAGCTGTTTCAGCGTTTAGTGAGTTATTTAATTTGAATTTGTCTAGAGAAGAACTAGTTAAATATGCAATGTACGGTGAAATAGCGTCCTCTGGCTCTCCACATCCAGATAATGTTGCAGCAAGTGTCTTTGGCGGAATTGTCTCCGTTGTTTCAGTAAATCCCGTAAGGGTAGTCGAAATACCTTTAAATTATACGTTTGATATTTTACTTTTTATGCCATTAAACATAAAGATCGAGGAAAAAACTAAAAAAGCGAGAGAGATGGTACCTAAAATGATTAATTTGTCAGATTACGTATCCAATGCGAGAAGCATTTCGTCATTACTGTTAGGATTTGTTACAGGTGATAGAGAGTTGATACGAATAGGTTTAAATGATGAGATTGTAGAAAAGGCTAGATTACCGTTATTCCCATACTATCCAAAGATTAAGGAGATAGCAATAAAATATGATGCAATTGGTGCATGTGTAAGTGGTGCAGGCCCATCATTATTAGTATTAGCTGATAGGATGACCGATGAAAATAAAATTGTAGAAGAAGGTACTAAGACTTGTAATGAGTTTAACGTTAAATGTAAAGTTATTAGAGCTGAAGTAGCAGGAGGTGTAAAGGTTGAGAGACGCAACTAA
- a CDS encoding molybdenum cofactor synthesis domain-containing protein: protein MRTIVRDDSLYTINDAINIYLTKLNFIPKVIEISVKDAFGYLAAESLKAPVDYPPFSRSNVDGYAIRSECTPGLLKVVDRIGIGEFKDIRLEGCDAIEVDTGAIIPMGADAVVKIEDVEIIDDKIKIPRKVSFGQNIGWVGSDIPRGFPILRKGEVISHEKIALLASLGISKVKVYDKLKIYLIATGDELIEPGNSLTPGKIYESNLHYLYSKLREKYQIVGMTLLGDNVNSIKNEIKKGTSLADVVILTGGTSAGEKDYVHKAIRELGNIIIHGIKIKPGKPTILGLVDNKPVIGLPGNIVSSIVVFDTVVSEVLKALYPSQEDLELKKVRAKLALTIKADDYRNTLIPVYLAKAVNGSFYALPVKFDSYMVGTFALTEGYVMLEPGEKVEEGKEIEVNVRKFDGSLTIIGEEDKRILDLDTKNILLGSLLAIKAVEYKFGDVAIISSLYDSSVEKYDKVLCRQVLVNGEGEEVGYDEWIGMSKIIRNPVVKLKSPSSVYSLMGKAKVYAPENYISGKKVTEECLYIIGISERGKKFISNFHI, encoded by the coding sequence ATGAGAACTATTGTTAGGGATGACTCCTTATACACTATTAATGATGCCATTAATATCTATCTAACTAAATTGAATTTTATTCCTAAAGTTATAGAGATTTCAGTTAAAGATGCCTTTGGTTACTTGGCAGCGGAGAGTCTAAAAGCCCCAGTTGATTATCCCCCATTTTCAAGGTCCAATGTAGACGGCTACGCAATAAGGAGTGAATGTACTCCAGGTTTGCTTAAAGTTGTTGATCGTATAGGTATTGGTGAATTTAAAGATATTAGACTAGAAGGATGTGATGCAATTGAAGTGGATACTGGGGCAATAATTCCTATGGGCGCAGATGCAGTAGTGAAAATCGAAGATGTTGAGATAATAGACGATAAAATTAAAATACCAAGGAAAGTGAGTTTTGGACAAAATATAGGTTGGGTAGGTAGTGATATCCCTAGGGGTTTCCCCATATTGAGAAAAGGGGAAGTAATTTCGCATGAAAAGATAGCCCTTTTAGCTTCATTGGGTATTAGTAAGGTGAAGGTTTATGATAAACTGAAAATATATCTTATTGCAACTGGAGACGAGCTCATAGAGCCAGGAAATTCGTTAACTCCCGGTAAAATTTATGAATCTAATTTGCATTATCTGTACTCTAAGCTAAGGGAGAAATATCAAATAGTAGGCATGACACTACTAGGAGATAACGTGAATAGTATTAAAAATGAAATAAAAAAAGGTACATCATTAGCAGATGTAGTTATACTCACAGGTGGAACCAGCGCAGGAGAGAAGGATTATGTACACAAGGCAATAAGAGAATTAGGTAACATAATAATTCATGGTATTAAGATAAAACCCGGTAAGCCTACAATTTTAGGTCTAGTAGATAATAAGCCGGTAATAGGGTTACCGGGAAATATTGTATCATCTATAGTTGTATTTGATACAGTGGTTTCTGAGGTACTGAAAGCTCTTTATCCTAGTCAAGAGGATTTAGAGTTGAAGAAAGTAAGAGCTAAGTTAGCTCTTACTATTAAAGCTGATGATTATAGAAACACTTTAATTCCAGTGTATTTAGCGAAGGCCGTTAACGGATCATTTTATGCTTTGCCAGTAAAGTTTGATAGTTATATGGTAGGTACGTTCGCTCTAACTGAGGGTTATGTTATGCTTGAGCCAGGAGAGAAGGTAGAGGAAGGTAAGGAAATTGAAGTTAATGTAAGGAAGTTTGACGGATCATTAACTATTATTGGGGAGGAAGATAAAAGGATACTGGACTTAGATACTAAAAATATCCTATTAGGTTCTTTATTAGCAATAAAAGCAGTTGAGTATAAGTTTGGAGATGTGGCTATAATAAGTTCATTATATGACTCCTCTGTTGAAAAGTACGATAAAGTATTATGTAGGCAAGTCTTAGTTAACGGAGAGGGTGAGGAGGTAGGATACGACGAATGGATAGGAATGTCTAAGATAATAAGGAATCCTGTAGTTAAGTTGAAATCTCCATCATCTGTGTATTCATTAATGGGTAAGGCTAAGGTTTATGCTCCTGAAAATTACATTTCTGGTAAGAAAGTGACTGAGGAGTGTTTGTATATAATAGGTATAAGTGAGAGGGGTAAGAAATTTATAAGTAATTTCCATATTTAG
- a CDS encoding PqqD family protein — protein sequence MNFDDVKDKKPKKVGELIDRSEEGDNYIVKVTDDKIYELAPIAYYIWAMCDGNRSVDDIVNELSKEANLDVSQVRDPVVMVLDELEKASLITF from the coding sequence ATGAATTTTGATGATGTAAAGGATAAGAAACCGAAAAAAGTAGGAGAATTGATAGATAGGAGCGAAGAAGGAGATAATTACATAGTTAAGGTAACGGATGATAAGATATACGAGCTTGCACCCATAGCTTATTACATTTGGGCTATGTGTGATGGTAATAGGAGCGTAGACGACATAGTTAATGAGTTAAGTAAGGAAGCTAATTTAGACGTATCACAAGTCCGTGACCCCGTAGTAATGGTTTTAGATGAGTTAGAAAAGGCGTCTCTCATAACTTTTTAA
- the ssb gene encoding single-stranded DNA binding protein: MEEKIGNLKPNMESVDVTVRVLEANEARQIQTKNGVRTISEAIVGDETGRVKLTLWGKHAGSIKEGQVIKIENAWTTAFKGQVQLNAGSKTKISEASEDGFPDSSQIPENTPTAPQQMRGGGRGFRGGGRRYGGRRGGRRQESEEGEEE, from the coding sequence ATGGAAGAAAAAATAGGTAATCTAAAACCAAATATGGAAAGTGTAGATGTAACTGTAAGAGTTTTAGAAGCAAACGAAGCAAGACAGATACAAACCAAAAATGGTGTAAGGACTATAAGCGAGGCAATTGTTGGAGATGAAACTGGTAGAGTAAAACTAACCTTATGGGGTAAACATGCAGGTTCTATAAAAGAAGGTCAAGTAATAAAAATCGAAAATGCATGGACTACTGCTTTTAAAGGACAAGTCCAGTTAAATGCTGGAAGTAAGACTAAGATTTCAGAAGCTAGTGAAGACGGATTTCCAGATTCATCTCAAATCCCAGAGAACACCCCTACAGCACCTCAGCAAATGCGTGGAGGAGGGAGAGGCTTTAGAGGAGGAGGAAGAAGATATGGCGGTAGAAGAGGTGGTAGAAGGCAAGAAAGTGAGGAGGGAGAAGAGGAATGA